One genomic segment of Impatiens glandulifera chromosome 6, dImpGla2.1, whole genome shotgun sequence includes these proteins:
- the LOC124943285 gene encoding beta-glucosidase 18-like, which produces MVGSSNGVKKLYLYLCFFSFSVTNGSSSNQSSGDIKNIRRSNFPDGFFFGTSTSAYQIEGAFVEDGKSLSNWDVFTHSKGSHNKDATGDVADNHYHLYSEDIEIMHSLGINAYRFSISWSRILPRGRLGEVNPKGVEFYNKIINALLLKGIEPFVTINHGDFPQELEDKYGSWLSPLMQDDFVYFAETCFKVFGDRVKYWMTLNEPNSVAQFGYMKGIGPPSRCSYPFGNCSFGNSQIEPLIVMHNMLLAHAKAAYIYRDTFQQRQGGVIGMTVSAMMYEPMRDENELDYKAARRALAFNLAWVYDPLIFGDYPPEMREYHREELPAFSIEEKLLLKRSIDFIGINHYSTLYAKDCIFSTCLNGNTLIEGFTFTSGYNINTCSFIGEPTAMARFFVVPRGMEEIIEYIKERYNNNKPIFVLENGYAQSLQNTNVEDSIEDVKRVEFHKEYLDSLAKAIRNGADVRGYFIWSLMDNFEWGLEYSIAFGLYYVDRQTLQRIPRLSAKWYKDFLTNNTLHSVTIKQIKESFLGNNLVFL; this is translated from the exons ATGGTAGGATCCAGTAATGGTGTGAAGAAGCTCTATCTCTatctctgtttcttctctttctctgtCACTAATGGTTCTTCTTCTAACCAGAGCTCCGGCGACATCAAGAACATTAGAAGATCAAACTTTCCAGATGGCTTCTTCTTTGGAACATCCACTTCTGCATATCAA ATCGAGGGAGCTTTTGTTGAGGATGGTAAAAGTCTGAGTAACTGGGATGTTTTTACTCATAGTAAAG GGTCCCACAACAAAGATGCTACAGGAGATGTTGCAGACAATCACTACCACCTCTATTcg GAGGACATTGAAATAATGCATTCTCTAGGAATCAATGCTTACAGATTCTCAATTTCATGGTCCAGAATCCTACCTA GAGGTAGATTAGGTGAAGTTAATCCAAAGGGTGTTGAGTTCTACAACAAAATCATCAATGCACTCTTGCTAAAGG GAATTGAGCCTTTTGTGACCATTAACCACGGTGATTTTCCCCAAGAGCTAGAAGATAAATACGGCTCTTGGCTTAGTCCTCTTATGCA ggATGATTTTGTTTACTTTGCTGAAACGTGTTTCAAAGTATTCGGTGATAGAGTGAAGTATTGGATGACACTAAACGAGCCAAATTCGGTTGCACAATTTGGTTACATGAAGGGTATAGGGCCTCCAAGTCGATGTTCATACCCTTTTGGTAATTGCTCATTCGGTAACTCTCAAATTGAGCCATTAATCGTTATGCACAACATGTTGTTAGCACACGCGAAAGCTGCGTATATCTATCGCGACACATTCCAA CAAAGGCAAGGTGGAGTAATAGGGATGACGGTGTCAGCAATGATGTATGAACCAATGAGGGATGAAAATGAGCTTGACTATAAAGCTGCAAGAAGGGCTTTGGCTTTTAATCTTGCCTG ggtTTATGACCCCTTGATATTTGGAGATTACCCTCCAGAGATGAGGGAATATCATAGGGAGGAACTGCCAGCATTTTCTATAGAGGAAAAATTACTTCTCAAAAGAAGCATTGATTTCATTGGCATTAACCATTACTCAACTCTCTATGCCAAAGATTGTATCTTTTCTACTTGTCTCAATGGAAACACCTTAATCGAGGGATTTACCTTTACCTCTGGATACAATATTAATACTTGTTCATTTATCGGAGAACCG ACAGCAATGGCCAGATTCTTTGTGGTTCCAAGAGGCATGGAAGAGATAATTGAGTATATTAAGGAGAGATACAATAATAACAAGCCCATTTTTGTGCTTGAGAATG gaTATGCCCAATCATTGCAAAACACAAATGTAGAAGATTCAATTGAGGATGTGAAAAGGGTTGAATTTCACAAAGAATATCTTGATTCATTGGCTAAAGCCATAAG GAATGGCGCGGATGTGAGAGGCTATTTCATATGGAGTTTGATGGATAACTTTGAATGGGGGTTAGAATACAGCATTGCATTTGGTCTTTATTATGTTGATCGTCAAACTCTGCAAAGGATTCCGAGACTTTCTGCAAAATGGTACAAAGATTTTCTTACCAATAATACTCTACACTCAGTtacaataaaacaaataaaggAGAGTTTCTTAGGAAACAATTTAGTGTTCCTTTAA